One stretch of Schizosaccharomyces pombe strain 972h- genome assembly, chromosome: III DNA includes these proteins:
- the mob2 gene encoding protein kinase activator Mob2 yields the protein MFLLNSLSRITRGNRSKRHQNLSDASSSSGSFSKKSSTSQLVRTGSPSVEPTALYLQQPFVRTHLVKGNFSTIVSLPRFVDLDEWVALNVYELFTYLNHFYDVFATFCTVKTCPVMSAAANFDYTWLDNNRKPVHLPAPQYIEYVLAWIENRLHDQNVFPTKAGLPFPSNFLVIVKAIYKQMFRIFAHMYYAHYAEILHLSLEAHWNSFFAHFIAFGKEFQLLDKRDTAPLKDLIVVLENQGNI from the exons ATGTTTCtgttaaattcattaaGTAGGATTACTCGAGGGAATCGATCCAAAAGGCATCAAAACCTTTCAGATGCAAGTAGCTCTTCTGGTTCTTTCTCCAAGAAAAGTTCTACATCGCAATTGGTGCGTACGGGGTCGCCGAGTGTAGAGCCTACAGCTTTGTATTTGCAGCAGCCATTTGTTCGGACTCATTTGGTAAAGGGTAATTTTTCCACGATCGTTTCTTTGCCAAGGTTCGTGGACCTAGATGAATGGGTTGCTTTAAATG tCTACGAGTTGTTTACTTACCTCAATCATTTTTACGACGTGTTTGCTACATTTTGCACTGTAAAGACTTGTCCTGTTATGAGTGCTGCAGCCAA TTTCGACTATACTTGGTTGGATAACAACCGTAAACCCGTCCATTTACCCGCTCCCCAATATATTGAATACGTACTCGCTTGGATTGAAAATAGATTGCATGATCAAAACGTCTTTCCTACAAAGGCAGGCTTGCCAtttccttcaaattttcttgttaTTGTTAAAGCCatatataaacaaatgtttCGCATTTTTGCCCATATGTATTATGCTCATTATGCAGAAATCCTTCATCTCTCTTTAGAAGCCCACTGGAATTCATTCTTTGCTCACTTTATTGCTTTTGGTAAAGAGTTTCAACTGTTGGATAAACGTGACACTGCTCCGTTAAAAGATCTTATTGTTGTCTTAGAAAATCAaggaaatatttaa
- the rpl3601 gene encoding 60S ribosomal protein L36 has product MAPGLVVGLNKGKVLTKRQLPERPSRRKGQLSKRTSFVRSIVREVAGFAPYERRVMELIRNSQDKRARKLAKKRLGTLKRAKGKIEELTSVIQSSRLAH; this is encoded by the exons ATGGCACCTGGTCTGGTTGTTGGTTTAAACAAAGGAAAGGTTTTGACCAAGCGTCAACTTCCTGAGCGTCCTTCTCGCCGTAAGGGACAATTGTCCAAGCGTACTTCTTTTGTCCGTTCTATCGTTCGTGAGGTTGCTGGATTCGCTCCCTATGAGCGTCGTGTCATGGAATTGATCCGTAACTCCCAAGACAAGCGTGCCCGCAAATTGGCCAAGAAGAGG CTCGGTACCCTTAAGCGTGCCAAGGGAAAGATTGAAGAGCTTACCTCTGTCATCCAAAGCTCTCGTTTGGCTCACTAA